ATCAAACAATTACACCCCCACCCCTTAAGCAGTGACAATCTCTCCGCCAAGGgcaggagttaatctggataacaaTAGCGGCTCTCAATTCCCGGGGGGAGGGTGGAGTTCCGACTTTTGAAGGTCTGGAGAGGCTCTTCAGGTTGAATCTTTctgggatccacaggggattctcttcatcctgtgagaaaacacaatatcgctcccctggatcttatgagaataggatccgggccttTCCAAAAatcagttaagatatctttccattttaccatttccttttgGCCTTTTAGTTTTTGAGGTGAGACGCTTGGCCTTGGTATGGCCCCCAGCGTTAATGTTTATGAGGCTTTAAAGCCCCAGGCATTCCAGGCCTTTAAGAAGTGTTGAATAGCAGGCATGGCTTTTTCccctatcaaagactgggaaagccatctgtaattttctctgctcctctgatggtaaaaaggagtcggtaccaaatAGTGGGTGTGTTGATAGAAGTACATCCGCTGAATTAACAGGCGATGGCctcatatttgtttttacttttggcagctcctcctctagctctgcttccttgttagagtctaaaatctcagagtctgagctgcTCAGCTCCAAGGCTTCCAGTTTCGTTGCAGGGTAGAGGCTAGGTTTCGAGTCCTCATCTCTCctaaatttaccggggtgtgaccggccattctccattctctctccctccttctctgtctctccctcattTAGCTGAGCTGTTCCTTTCAttcccttgtcagtagacattccaggaggtccttttttcttatttattgttgtttttcttaacaaattatttactctcttgtcactagacatcccgggaggtccttttttcttatattttattgttaggcgcgccccatctctcactacattcggtttctgatatgtaattttggacttctttaagattgctacaacagtgagaaaagtcaaaatagctcctagtaaaagcatagaagcctctatattaacctcccaaaatagcaacattcccaagccaaagtccagaaaaaacatgTCTCTCCGAATTGGTtcgttcccgggtttcggcaccagatgtcccgcgcgctctgtgtatttctcgccagcaagaaatcatacgcaggacactcggatccttctgcaggcaagctttaatgcatcttaccagagtggagacactaaaccaagaaaaccatccctatataaaggctgaccagccgcctgggacgtgttaccctatgaatggcttcagctcctcaggctaaaatgagccacgggataggcagagatcaaaggaatggagattacccagcgcctgtgaagtaattcacatcttggtgtcttcaggcacctattattgtaatggataatgcagaaaccggcttcctacacctgagcaagtgggagctcatggaccccagtcagatagctgggaaaccagcataggaccgaaccaggcctcTTAAACTTGGGTGACaggtaggaggcctgggcagtttatggggtctcttgcagtggaaccagcatttattcctagtgcacgaatggactttgggagcccattcctccatggatggatactctctcagcctaaatacatgggggaaggcctatgctctgctccaaatgattcccaatggaaggcctcacttttcCTAGGGCGTGGATAGGGAGTGAGTCTGTGGTGGGGGtagagggggttggtgggaggcatgggaggatgggagggagagagaactgggattgaaatgtaaaatatgattgtttctaatttaaataaaaatatcaaacagaaaaaatggcaatcctaccaaaagcaatctacagtttcaatgcaatccccttcaaaattcCAAccaattcctcacagaccttgaaagaacaatattcatcttcatatggaaaaacaaaaaaaaaacagaatagctaaaatacaatcctgtacaataaaggaacttctggaggcatcactatccctgacttcaaactctagtACAGatctacagtaataaaaacagcttggtattggcataaaaaacggacaggtggatcaatggaatcaaatcaaagacattattaatccacacacctatgaacacctgatttttgacaaacaagctgaaattatacaatggaaataggaaaaaatctctttttaatcattttttattttagaaacaagattgatttacatgaaaatcccacttccctatccctcccttcttcccctaccatCCTCCTAACTATCACAtgccctttcttctatttttcacctaactcaacctttctgcttcctcatgatctctgcatccttcctcttctacccttctcgtagctccctcccccctcttcccatgctctaaatttgctcaggggatcatgaccatttccccttatccaggggacaatgtttgcctcttttagggtcctccttgtttactagtttctctggcagtgtggattgtaggctggtaatctcttactctatgtctaaaattcacatatgagtgagtacatatcatgtttgtctttttgtgattgggttaccttgctcagaatggtttctttagttccatccattttcctgcaaatttcaagattccattgttttttttttttttttctgctgagtagtactccattgtgtaaatgtaccacattttctctttcggttGAGGGGTATcgaggctgcttccaggttctggctattacaaatagtgctgctatgaacatcgttgaacagatgtccttgttgtatgaatgtgcttcttttgggtatatgccgaggagtggaattgctggatcttgtgttagactcatataggaaaacatctttaacaaatggtgctggcataacttgatgtCAACTTGTTAAGAATTCCAATGGTAACAATGGGTGAAAGATAAAATGAATTGTAGTTAATTCATATGATAAATTACAGGAATAACCAACCAGTATGTTGAAGAAAGAAGGCGAGTATGACATATCACTTAGTACATGATCCAATTTACATgacatttgaagaaaaacaaaattcaccATCTTCATAAAAGTAGCTATTACTGACAAGGCATTAGACTGGGGAATCAGAAAGTTTGGGCCGgcggagggaaaaggaagagtgaggtgttttcagactcagggagcttctccctgtctgggcaggtccactttaTGCAGTACCagacccagagagatccagggtgaagGGGAcgttgggcaggagtagggcaggtgcagagggtacactcacctcagtaggGGTTGGGCTGgcggtggagggaggaggaagagtgaggttgataaatgatatatttttaataacCTGTTTTCTGATTCCATTTCAATGCTCAGCTATCCAGGATTATACATAAATTTTACTATTTTAGTGTATGTAAAAAGATTTAATAGTCCTATGCATTTTCTTTATGATGACACCTGTTTTGACTCAAACAAGCATAGCAGGAGACATTTACTAGGGCAGATACCATCCTcattcacccccccccccccgccccccaaaaaatagaatagaaaactTACTACTTAGAAAACCATATTGCTAATAAAAATTTCAGATCAGGATAGTTTTGtaggattttgttttaattaaagaatttgTAAAATGTTTGAAATAGATGCAAATAAATTTCTGTTCCAGGAAATTAATACAGGTAAAATATTCGAATGTTTTGCAATTAGTACTGAAAACACAAGTTCTGGCTCTTTCCATTATTTGAATGTGTTTATTTGCTCTTGAAAAAAGTGTTGATGTCAAGATTTAAGAAACATATTCCTTACAGAAGCCTGTTTAAATCTAGGATATGATCTTACAGGCCAAATTAGCTAAAGAGGCTGGTGGAGGCCTAAGATACAGTGTTCACAAACATTGGAGGTACCTTCATTTGGCTTGGTGTAGGGTAGGCTAGGTTTGAAATTACATttcccaccccagcccccactGCCACAAACACAAGAAATAAGAACCTTTAAAAGGTGTCATGACTTTATCAattttttctataattatttcatttaattaaatttcCTCCCTAAAAATAATTTGAGAGGGCATGCTGAAATGCTACATTTTCTTTAGTTAGATGAGAAGATCTTTGAGTCATTAAGTAGTAGGTAGTATTTTAGCTTGTCAGGGAATATTATTGTTAAAACAGCATCAGTTTTCCAAATATATTTATGTTGTGTGATTTACTTTGTAGCCCTtaaaatttttttgggggggcttaTTTGCATGTTgggtgttctacctgcatgtatgtatgtgtagccAATGCATTCTTGGTATCGAGGTTAGTCATGAGTTTtggaacctctggaactggagttacagttttgagccaccatgtggctgctgggaattgaacctgagccTCTGaaataacaagtgctcttaacctctgagctaagTCTCCAGTTCCCTGTACACTTTCCTAAATAGGCAACACCAGTACCAAAGCAAATGCTTACTGTTGTCATGAAGTAGTTAGGAGTTTATTAATTGACTTCTGGAGACCAGTGTAGGAAAGTGTCAGAAAATTCAGCACAGGCTCTTTAACTCCCTTTGTCAGGCATCCACAGCAACAAGAAGAGTCTTTGGAAATGGCTCTACTCAATATTTGGCTTAGCAAATTGCCTCGCTCCCATAGAGTTGCCAGATGTCTAGATGTGCTGGCTCGGACTTTTAAGAGGCTTTTGAAAACATGGGAACCTCACAAGAAACCAGAGGTTCATTCAGGAATTGGTTCCAGTTTGGGGACACAATGGAAAACAATGGGAAAGTCTTAAACCTGTCTCTTGAAGTTTGTGGACtgcattgtttttttctatgaGTTCAGCATGATACAACCAGTAGTTAGGATCTAAAGGTTTCCAAGTTTTAGAGTATTTTTAAAGGTCCTTAACCTAGCAGGAAAGGCTCTCAAGAGGTGTTAGGTTGGGAATCATGGGGTGGTCTTCTTCAGAGAAATTCCATCATTCTCTAAAGCTACCATATAGGTAGaccattttttcttcttcactttctgATTCTATTAAGTGATCAGGAGACGGAATTTTGAGACTCAttagaacagtggttttcaacctgtgtgtAGTAACCCCTTTGGAAAATCCCTACTTACACTGAttcataacaataataaaattatagttatgaagtagcaataaacataattttatgggtgtcaccacaacatgaggaactgtattaaagggttgcagcattagggaggttgagaaccactgctttagaacaAAATAGCACAGAACCAGAAAAAGGTGACAATTTAAGGCAGAAGAATGCTGACCTTTAACACtggtaaatagaaaaaaaaaactcattaatTTTGTCTGTCCATTATACATATTAGGTATGCCTCAGGCCCACACTGTGCAGTCCTTGAAGATTATGCTGTACACAAGAAAGATATGTTAGTTCTTAGGACCAGTTCAATGTGTAAAAGTGTTAGTCACTTACTTACCAGTGAACTTACTTCACAACTGGCTCAAGAAGAGAAGAGTTCTCCAGGCAAGCTGATTCTCAGTAGTCAACTGTAGTGAtactacagagaaacactttgTGTACTTGGTTTTGCTTGAAGTGACTATGTATTTACTTGGCAATTAACGATCATTAGCTGTCTTAGTTGTCTGCCAGTACTACTCTGCAGTAGTTATGATCTGGTAAACTGTCAATAACATCTGTTGTTCAAAGATCTGATGTTTCCTATAGGTAATTTACCTCTGAAATGGTGTCTCAATAACTGGACTATCGAGAACAGTAGCTTCAACCTGTGAACAAGACTAGAGATGTGATTTTAAGGACTAATGTAATACTATTACTATCTAATTTTAGGACTTTCAAGATATGGATGGTGAGCAAGGCTTATAGATTATCTCAtctctgcctttttattttattttttttgagaccgaGTCTCCCTATGTTTTTCTGACAGACcgagaactcactttgtagaataggctgccttcaaactcagagatgtacctgactctgcctttgaagtgctgggatcaaaggtgagtGCCACTACCAATGAGTAACATATATCTAAAAAGACACAGCTCAGACATTCCATGCTCTCAGACAGAATAAACAAGTATTACAAAGACACCAACCTTATGTCACCAGAAGAGTAAAGGGAACACTTGCCGCTACAGCAAAACAAGGCAAAATGCTTATGACTTTACCTTTAAGCAACACACATGATTGTGCTCTCAAACCTAGTTTACATTATCTACTTGGtgctgaaaaaaatattttgttgagatAGGAGGGGCTGGCTTTTAACTGTCCTGTCctttcatatttttgttgtttttattttaaatagattgCATCTGTAAGATTTCTCAAAGTACCCTTGAAAAGGCTAACTCAACCCCCTATTTTTAAATAAGCAACAAGACGTGTATTAGAAGACATAAATTCTAAACATAAACAGTGATCtcacttctatttttcttttatagtccCTGTATATATTTCCATACTAAAACAAATTAACCAACTTATTCTAAACATTTTCATGTATTATTTAGTTTTCAAAAAATGACTgatctaaaatacacatattgtttagttttgtcattattaaaactaaaacttGTCAAAGACACGACATTTCTATATGTATTTGCTCTTTTCTCATCACATAAAAGTAAGAGTCAAGACCTTTGTAAGATTTAAAATGAGACTATGGTACCTGAATTTAATATAGCATATTGGAAAAAGTTCTCCGAATAGAATGctgaaaatatatgaaacattCATTATTAAAACCCACAACTCTAAACAAAACATTGTCATACTGACCTCTAGTGGCTAGACTCCCTGTATTTCACTGACAGTGAAAGCCAGATAAAATAAAGAGCCAgataaagaaaagcaagacaTTTTTATCAACAAAGCAATAAAGGTGACAAGCATTTAAAACATAGAGGCAGTTAAAGGACAAAAGTTGTCAAAAATATTGGTATGTTCTAATTTTGTCAGTTTATTTTACATTGAAAATAAAcaatacatagacatacacaaactcttattttattatcatttatttagaatttaatttattttgtgtgtggtacatgcatgTTTATGCCAGAGACTGACAATAGAAGCTTTCACCAATTCTATCTTATTTTTTGCCAGGCTCTTAGTGAATCTGGAGCTTTCTGTTTTGGCAGACTGGCTGGCCATCGAACTCCTGGGATCTGTTGTCTTTCAAACCCCCAAGTGTTGGGGTTTATAGATGGGTACAACATGTGATTTTTGAGATTGCTGGGCAGatgaattcagttcctcatgcttgttcaCCAAGCACTTCACTCATTGACCCACCTCCCCAGCTTCTCTAGTGATCCTCAAAGTAAAAGTTTTGTATGTTCACCAGCTTAAAAGTTTTGTATGTTCACCAGCCATGTGAACCTACTAATCATGTCTAGTGGCACTAGTGCAATATAACAACAAAAGATGCAAAGTTttagtaagattaaaaaaaatgttatttatttttttgtttttttgagacagggtttctctgtgtagctttggagcctatcctggcactcgctctggaaaccaggctggcctcgaactcacagagatccgactgcctctgcctcccgagggctgggattaaaggtttgtgccaccaacacctggcatgtTGTTCTTTTTAATAATGTATATTGATTATATGGCTAGTGATTTTGTATACTTGATTAAAAAACTAGTTTCTAGGTGTTCTttccctgtttctccttctcagAATGCACAttcttagtttgtttttgttcccaGTGATTTAGCGGGAGTAACTTTCTCAAGTTGGACATGTTGATTTCAAATTACAGGCACTTATCACCACCACATTCATCACTTTAACCAGCAAATTGTGTACCTACAAATTTTCTGAAACTTAATTATAGCACATTCCTAGGATGAAATCTCATGCATCCTGTCTGTATCTCAGTTTATTCATCTTAAAAGGAGATAGAAATAAAGAGTTAAATGAAGTAAAGCACTTAGAATGGTGTCTGTCACATTCAAGGAGTCAATAAATTTTGTTAGGATTAGCATATATGAATAAAGCTCAGGAACAGTTTGCACTAAAAAAAGCCAGTTGCATTTATgagtatttacacaatggatgaTTAAAACACGAAAGCCAGTggatacattcattcattcactcactcatactCGTGTGGATATACGTAAAAATCTGGGTAGTAAAAATGAAGTGCATTCTACCAGTCAGGTTACTTGTGACAGGGGAAGATAGTAAGTAACTCGAAAGGCATCCAAGAGGCTTTGGAATGTTCGAGTTTTCTGCGAAAATGGGAGAATGTTCCATCTTCGCAGACGATGCTGTCGTGCGGGGGACGTTCTTTGAATTTTGAataagttgatataaaactaaccgcaaggaaaataaaacacgGACACAGGATCGCCGGTGAACATGCAAGAAGAGAGACCAGATGACGGAGGTGTGCACTCCACACACAGCTACAATGTGTGTGACACAAGTTaagcaaagggaagaaaagtgAAGAATCGGATGAAGTCTCCCAGTGAGAAGTCAGTCTGAGGTAGACCTCTTCCGGATACACTTCACCGATATATACGGGATAGGTGTCTTCAGTTTTGCACAATTACCCGGCAACAATAAGTTTCGAATTTTGGAGAGGTGCGTCCTAAGCCCCAGCTGATGAGGCATTCGTTCTGAGATAACCTTACACCAAGTGCGTGGCTTAGCCGGGACCCCAGGTCCTTTTGCACAGTCTGCGTTCTCCTCTGCTTAGAAGAGTTGTTATGCGGGTTTGTGAAGTAGACCCGGGAAGCTGGAGCATCTCCAAGCCGATGAGGCCTAAATTTACCCCACCTTTCTCTCCCCAGGTCCCAGACGCCCACCGCGTCCTGGGAGTCTGGTCCAGATGGCTCTCAAACCCTTGACTTCCCCGGCGCCCGAGCGGGCCCTCCGTGACTCTCAGACGTCTCCTCCGCTCGGATTCCCCCGTCAGGCAGCAGGAGCAGAGACCACATTCTCAGCGGGCCTTGTCTTTCTCACCCCATGCCCAGCGGCTGTACACTCGGGGCCATCAGCTCCGACCGGAAAGTTGAACGCCCGCCACAGAGCGGCTCCTTGACGTCACTTCCGGCTACGCCCACACCGACTCTTCACAGACACTCCTTTTCCTTTGGGGAGACTAGCCGGCCACACCCCCGGCGCATGCGTGCGAGCAGCGGGAGttcaggtggggggtggggtgataGTCAGGTCTCTCTGGGCTTCCGGGTCCCGCCTCACGTGAAAATCCCGCGGGATCTCATCCTTCCGCGAGAGTGGTTTGAAAACTCTGGCGGTAACCACGCCCTGGATGAGCGCACTGGCCGGTCTGCGGGAAGCGGAGGGAAACTGAGTACGCGCGGATTGCCAGTTGCAGCCAGTCACCCGCGGGCAGTTCTCCTCCCCGAGCCATGGCAGCAGAGAAGAAGCGGCTTTCTGTGAGGGAGGCTTTCCAGCTGGCGCAGCAGCCACACCAGAACCAGGCGAAGCTGGTGGTGGCGCTGAGCCGCACGTACGGCGCGGTAAGCGGCCAGGCCTCCGTGCCCGCGCTCCCTCCCCGGCGGCCGCTCCCGGGCTCAGCCTTCGGCCCCTGCGCGACCCGCGTCCGAGTGACCCCGGGGTCAGGTGCTCTGAGGCTTGCCCGAGGCCTGCTGGCCTCAGCCCACCATCACGACTCCGGGCGTCGTCCACACGGAGTCTCCTTCAGTTTCCTCCACCCCTCTTCCCGGACCCCCGCATCCGCTGTCTTTAGTAGTGACTTGGAGACAAGTGTTAGGCTGCGAAGTGAATCTCAGACGCCCTTCTTCCCTTTGGGGTCTCTAGGTCATCGTTGGAAATCCGACCAAGTTATTTCAACCAACTCCTTAACTTCACCAAATAATCAGAATCATTAGGACCTAGCTTTACCTATTTGTGCTAATTGTGCATTTATGCTATTTATGCTAATTGGGGATTGCAGGACAGCGAGTTTGAGgaagataaattattttgaagTATGGGGAAGGTTAAGTAAAGATAAATGTGACGAACGATAATGGAATAGGTTGTGGAAGTTAACACCCAAAGGAAATTGCTGCATATTAGCAAAGTCCATATAAATACAAAAAACGGTGTTGATTTTTGAGTTATTCTTGCCGAAGCTTATTTTGCATTAATATGGTAAGAAAAGCATCGCAAGTCCAATGAggttaaaagacaaaaaataagaGACCTTTTCATTGTCCAGATTTGTGCTTTGTACTTTCTCAGAGGTGAAATTATATGCAGAAGAGAAGTTTGTGCACgtttatttccccttttcttgGGTTGGATAATTGAGAATTTACTAAAAGAGATTTTAGTTTGACCTGAGGCCAAAGCTTTCAGCAGTGTTATGGTAGTGTTGGGAATGAAGAATTTTATTAATGCAGCTTATGGAGGcgtttcttctgtttttcagatGGATAATAAGACAGCTTTTCAGGAAGAGTTTGTTCATTACCTTAAGTATGCTATGGTGGTATATAAACGTGAACCTGCTGTGGAGAGGGTCATAGACTTCGCAGCCAAGTTTGTTACTTCATTTCACCAGActgatgaggaagaagaggaagaggaagatggtggcattttaaattatttgtttacttttcttttaaaggtaCTGTGAAAACTGGTACTTTGGGGGAAGTAATGAAGAGAATTTTACCGTGATGTTTGTCATTTTCCACAGTGAAATATcagtgatagagaaaatgtacatgaATAAGTCTTTTATAGGAAATTTTACTGTCGTTAAAATAAAAGGATCACTCCAGTATTGAATTTTCACTGCCTATTTAAATTCtcatgtttgttttaaatgttttctgcCTTGAAGCAGGAAATTCCTACAGAGAAGAATATGCTTATTTTTTATATAGCAAATATTTTTTCAGAGCACTTGAGATTATATTGCCTGTTTAAGAATGGAATGTTACTAGGAataactttttaatttgtttttgtgtagTCTCATGAAGCAAACAGCACTGCAGTCAGATTTAGAGTATGCCAGCTCATTAATAAACTTCTGGGGAGTATGCCAGAAAATGCTCAAATTGATGATGACTTGTTTGATAAAATTAATGAAGCCATGCTTATTAGACTGAAAGATAAGATTCCAAATGTAAGAATACAAGCGGTTTTGGCTCTTTCTCGACTCCAAGACCCCAAGGATGATGACTGTCCAGTAGTTGATGGTATGTATAGTTTCCTAAATCTTGTTTCAGTGTGTTGACTTGGTTAATTTTTCAGtatttggggagagagagagagagagagagagagagagagagagagagagagagagaagagagagagagagagacagagagagagagagagagagagagagagagagagagagtgtgtgtgtgtgtgtgtgtgtgtgtgtgtgtgtacattcataaGGAAGTCAGAAGTTGGAGTCAGATattttcctcaattgctctccacactattttttgagacagcatctgtCATTAAATCTAGAGCTCCTCTGCTCAGACTCattggccagcaaaccccaggaatCCTGTCTCCTTATCCCCATTGCTAAGATGATAGgtgcatgccactatgcctgcTTCTTATGTTGGGTATGGGGGATTGGAACATCAGGCCTCATTATTGTGCTACA
The Cricetulus griseus strain 17A/GY chromosome 1 unlocalized genomic scaffold, alternate assembly CriGri-PICRH-1.0 chr1_1, whole genome shotgun sequence genome window above contains:
- the Dcaf16 gene encoding LOW QUALITY PROTEIN: DDB1- and CUL4-associated factor 16 (The sequence of the model RefSeq protein was modified relative to this genomic sequence to represent the inferred CDS: deleted 1 base in 1 codon; substituted 3 bases at 3 genomic stop codons); this translates as MSLKIPSPDHLIESESEEEKMVYLYGSFREXWNFSEEDHPMIPNLTPLESLSCXVKDLXKYSKTWKPLDPNYWLYHAELIEKNNAVHKLQETGLRLSHCFHCVPKLEPIPE